One stretch of Castor canadensis chromosome 12, mCasCan1.hap1v2, whole genome shotgun sequence DNA includes these proteins:
- the Gpr88 gene encoding G protein-coupled receptor 88: MTNSSSTSTSSTTGGSLLLLCEDEEAWAGRRIPVSLLYSGLAIGGTLANGMVIYLVSSFRKLQTTSNAFIVNGCAADLSVCALWMPQEAVLGLLPAGSTEPPGDWDAAGGSYRLLRGGLLGLGLTVSLLSHCLVALNRYLLITRAPATYQVLYQRRHTVGMLALSWAIALGLVLLLPPWAPRPGAAPPQLHYPALLAAGALLAQTALLLHCYLGIVRRVRVSVKRVSVLNFHLLHQLPGCAAAAAAFPAAPHASGPGGAAHPAHPAQPQPLAPALQPRRAQRRLSGLSVLLLCCVFLLATQPLVWVSLASGFSLPVPWGVQAASWLLCCALSALNPLLYTWRNEEFRRSVRSVLPGVGDAAAAAAAATAVPAMSQAQLGTRAAGQHW, from the coding sequence ATGACCAACTCCTCGTCCACGTCCACGTCCTCCACCACCGGGGGATCGCTGCTGCTGCTGTGCGAGGACGAGGAGGCGTGGGCGGGCCGCCGCATCCCCGTGTCCCTCCTCTACTCGGGCCTGGCCATCGGGGGCACGCTGGCCAACGGCATGGTCATCTATCTCGTGTCGTCCTTCCGCAAGCTGCAGACCACCAGCAACGCCTTCATCGTCAACGGCTGCGCCGCCGACCTCAGCGTCTGCGCGCTCTGGATGCCGCAGGAGGCGGTGCTGGGGCTCCTGCCCGCCGGTTCCACCGAGCCCCCGGGGGACTGGGACGCCGCGGGGGGCAGCTACCGCCTGCTGCGGGGCGGGCTGCTGGGCCTGGGCCTCACCGTGTCCCTGCTGTCCCACTGCCTGGTGGCCCTGAACCGCTACCTGCTCATCACCAGGGCGCCCGCCACCTACCAGGTGCTGTACCAGCGGCGCCACACGGTGGGCATGCTGGCGCTGTCCTGGGCGATCGCGCTGGGCCtggtgctgctgctgccaccctggGCCCCGCGCCCGGGCGCCGCGCCCCCGCAGCTGCACTACCCCGCGCTGCTGGCTGCGGGCGCGCTGCTGGCGCAGACGGCGCTGCTGCTGCACTGCTACCTGGGCATCGTGCGCCGCGTGCGCGTCAGCGTCAAGCGGGTCAGCGTGCTCAACTTCCACCTGCTGCACCAGCTGCCCGGCTgcgcggccgccgccgccgccttccCCGCCGCCCCGCACGCGTCCGGCCCCGGCGGCGCCGCGCACCCCGCGCACCCCGCGCAGCCCCAGCCCCTGGCGCCCGCGCTGCAGCCGCGCCGCGCGCAGCGGCGACTCAGTGGCCTGTCGGTGCTGCTGCTCTGCTGCGTCTTCCTGCTGGCCACGCAGCCGCTCGTGTGGGTGAGCCTGGCCAGCGGCTTCTCGCTGCCCGTGCCCTGGGGCGTGCAGGCCGCCAGCTGGCTCCTGTGCTGCGCGCTGTCCGCGCTCAACCCGCTGCTCTACACCTGGAGGAACGAGGAGTTCCGCCGCTCCGTGCGCTCTGTCCTCCCCGGCGTGGGCGACGCGgccgcggccgccgccgccgccaccgccgtgCCCGCCATGTCCCAGGCGCAGCTGGGCACCCGCGCCGCCGGCCAGCACTGGTAA